The following proteins are co-located in the Pseudomonas fluorescens genome:
- a CDS encoding Hpt domain-containing protein, with product MVDRHDYVALEWVKGDIAETLKQARSALDTFVETHDSDAIGECLACIHQVHGALQMVEFYGAALLAEEIEELALALQGERVSQRDESIRLLQQALSQLPLYLDRVHSARRDLPLVVLPLLNDLRSARGEGLLSETSLFSPQLLSIAPLPDEALAQRALPDLHEQLRQWHQLLLQALAGLLREDHGPSNLEDMARVFARLEALCQGAPLLPLWQVTSALVEGMLTGVIANSPALRSLLKASDKQLKRLLAQGIGGINQPAPDELLKSLLFYVAKVTRPTPRMQSLKERYGLDEALPDSAVVDAERARLAGPDRNAMGSVLGALCEELVRVKERLDLFVRSDRQHTSDLDALLAPLRQIADTLAVLGFGQPRKVIIDQLAVVLGLVQGHREPNDAVLMDVAGALLYVEATLAGMVGTVEPENREESRLPTTDLTQIHQLVIRESCQCLKQAKELVIDCVEADWDRQRLESLPELLSQVRGALAMIPLPRAASLMRGCTDYVGEQLMVNEAMPCEAQLAHFADVISSLEYYLERMLQDADAAGERVLELATQGLAALGYLPAEKPWRQALVAPDGALSTEVAPSQSQFDALASPTSRLNPPALKRPGSLQPPPDGEEPIDDELREVFLEETDEVLEVLHRYLPNSADKTAQAEMRRAFHTLKGSGRMVRALVLAELAWALENLLNRVLERSVTLGPDIQQVLDDAVALLPELIADFATDDQRQRDEVDALAARAHALASGTVSAAEPHDPMLLEIFRNEAQSHLESLNHFLQQAAEHVPLQVSDELQRALHTLKGSAYMAGVLPIAELARPLDHLTREYKAHRLPLDLDEVELLLEAEGLFQRGLRQLDSDPLVPIEGAPDLISRTQSLLDQQLEALLDAPNTGLRIKRDPQLITNFLAQGMDILLDAESLLRRWQQHPGERQELTALLDELTTLGEGAHIADLHAIDALCEALLDLYGAVEESSLAVSERFFHEAEQAHEALINMLDQLAAGQEISPAPARVQALRELLDDALDPSATGLIKSDGSRALSISELGAATAQLGQDTAMDDEIVEIFLEEAVDILDSAGQSLKRWLLEPDSAAPLSSLQRDLHTLKGGARMAEIGPIGDLAHELESLYEGLVDRRYSYSPELSHVLMASHERLALQLEQLQDHQPLSDSSDLIAELRELRHSSTPATPVAAPEAAADPELLDIFLEEAADILDSSSSALLRWQAEPNNRQEVETLLRDLHTLKGGARMVEIGPIGDLAHELEFLYEGLSAGLLAPSPELFALLQGCHDRLAQMIDAVADGLPVGSVDKLIERIKSLVHPSDEPVLPVALPTGKAEAAVDPAADMVKISADLLDDLVNLAGETSIFRGRIEQQVNDARTALNEVETTIERMRDQLRRLDTETQGRILSRQQAEAERLGYEEFDPLEMDRHSQLQQLSRALSESASDLLDLKETLDRRNQDAHNLLQQQARINTELQEGLMRTRMVPFERMLPRLKRIVRQVAEELGKDVEFVVGNAEGEMDRNVLERMVAPLEHMLRNAVDHGQESREARLLAGKPARGRISLDLTHEGGDIVFDMRDDGAGVPLEAVRRKAIKRGLLSPHQEMSDRDVLQFILQPGFSTAEKITQISGRGVGMDVVHEEVRQLGGSMVIDSRPGEGVHFRIRLPFTVSVNRALMVQCADDQYAIPLNTIEGLVRVLPHELAGHYQQDPPRYEYAGQRYELFYLGDLLHTVARPKLLGQYQPVPVLLVQCNERRVAVHVDAMAGTREIVVKGLGPQFAGVQGLSGATILGDGRVVLIIDLLAHIRARQPALPARSVDAALVLNDPLKKRPLLVLVVDDSVTVRKVTSRLLERNGMNVLTAKDGIDAIALLEEHTPDLMLLDIEMPRMDGFEVAIQVRNDPRLMRLPIIMITSRTGQKHRDRAMAIGVNDYLGKPYQESVLLESIAYWSKSHA from the coding sequence ATGGTTGATCGGCACGACTACGTGGCCCTCGAATGGGTCAAGGGCGACATTGCCGAAACCCTGAAACAGGCCCGTTCGGCGCTGGACACGTTTGTCGAAACCCACGACAGCGACGCCATCGGCGAGTGCCTTGCGTGCATTCACCAGGTGCATGGTGCGTTGCAAATGGTCGAGTTTTACGGCGCGGCCCTGCTGGCGGAAGAAATCGAAGAGCTGGCGCTGGCATTGCAAGGCGAGCGCGTCAGCCAGCGCGATGAAAGCATCCGTCTGCTGCAACAGGCGCTTAGCCAGCTGCCGCTGTACCTTGACCGTGTGCACAGCGCCCGCCGCGATTTGCCGCTGGTGGTGTTGCCGCTGCTCAATGACCTGCGCAGCGCACGCGGCGAAGGCCTGCTGTCGGAGACCAGCCTGTTCAGCCCGCAACTGCTGTCGATTGCGCCGTTGCCCGATGAGGCCCTGGCCCAGCGTGCGCTGCCTGACCTTCACGAGCAACTGCGCCAGTGGCACCAGCTTCTGCTCCAGGCGTTGGCCGGGCTGCTGCGTGAAGACCATGGCCCAAGCAACCTGGAAGATATGGCGCGGGTCTTCGCCCGCCTCGAAGCCCTGTGCCAAGGCGCGCCGCTGCTGCCATTGTGGCAAGTCACCTCGGCGCTGGTGGAAGGCATGCTCACCGGCGTCATCGCCAACAGCCCGGCGCTGCGCAGTTTGCTCAAAGCCAGCGACAAGCAACTCAAGCGCCTGCTGGCCCAGGGCATCGGCGGCATCAACCAACCGGCGCCGGATGAGTTGCTCAAGAGCCTGCTGTTCTACGTCGCCAAGGTCACCCGGCCGACGCCGCGCATGCAAAGCCTCAAGGAACGCTACGGGCTGGATGAAGCCTTGCCCGACAGCGCCGTGGTGGATGCCGAGCGCGCGCGCCTGGCCGGGCCGGATCGCAATGCCATGGGGTCGGTGCTTGGCGCGTTATGTGAGGAACTGGTGCGGGTCAAGGAGCGCCTGGATCTGTTCGTGCGCAGTGACCGGCAACACACCAGCGACCTCGATGCCTTGCTGGCGCCGCTGCGGCAGATCGCCGACACCTTGGCGGTACTGGGCTTCGGCCAGCCGCGCAAAGTCATCATCGACCAGCTTGCCGTGGTGCTTGGCCTGGTCCAGGGCCACCGCGAACCCAATGATGCGGTGCTGATGGATGTCGCCGGGGCCTTGCTGTATGTCGAGGCCACGCTGGCGGGCATGGTCGGCACCGTCGAACCGGAAAACCGCGAAGAAAGCCGCCTGCCCACCACTGACCTGACCCAGATTCATCAACTGGTTATCCGCGAATCCTGCCAGTGCCTCAAGCAAGCCAAAGAGCTGGTGATTGACTGCGTTGAAGCCGACTGGGATCGCCAGCGCCTGGAGTCTCTGCCCGAGCTGCTCAGCCAGGTGCGTGGGGCTCTGGCGATGATTCCGCTGCCGCGCGCGGCGAGCCTGATGCGCGGCTGTACCGATTACGTCGGCGAACAGCTGATGGTGAATGAGGCCATGCCCTGCGAGGCACAGCTGGCGCATTTTGCAGACGTGATCAGCAGCCTGGAGTACTACCTGGAACGCATGCTCCAGGATGCCGACGCTGCGGGCGAACGCGTGCTGGAACTGGCCACCCAGGGCCTGGCCGCACTCGGCTACCTGCCCGCCGAAAAACCCTGGCGGCAGGCGCTGGTCGCGCCGGATGGCGCACTGTCGACCGAGGTTGCGCCGAGCCAATCCCAGTTCGACGCATTGGCCAGCCCGACCTCACGCCTGAACCCGCCGGCACTGAAACGCCCGGGCAGCCTGCAGCCACCGCCGGACGGTGAGGAACCCATCGACGACGAGCTGCGCGAAGTCTTCCTTGAAGAAACCGACGAAGTCCTCGAAGTGCTGCACCGTTACTTGCCGAACAGCGCGGACAAAACCGCCCAAGCTGAGATGCGCCGCGCGTTTCACACCTTGAAAGGCAGCGGCCGTATGGTCCGCGCCCTGGTGTTGGCCGAGTTGGCCTGGGCGTTGGAAAACCTGCTTAACCGCGTGCTCGAACGCAGCGTTACCCTCGGCCCCGATATTCAACAGGTGCTGGATGACGCCGTGGCCCTGCTGCCGGAATTAATTGCCGACTTCGCCACTGATGACCAGCGCCAACGCGATGAAGTCGACGCCTTGGCCGCGCGTGCCCACGCGCTGGCCAGCGGCACTGTATCGGCCGCAGAACCCCACGACCCGATGCTGCTGGAGATTTTCCGCAACGAAGCCCAGAGCCACCTGGAAAGCCTCAACCACTTCCTGCAACAAGCCGCCGAACACGTGCCGCTGCAGGTCAGCGATGAATTGCAACGCGCCCTGCACACCCTCAAGGGCAGTGCCTACATGGCCGGCGTACTGCCAATTGCCGAACTGGCACGGCCGCTTGATCACCTGACCCGCGAATACAAGGCCCACCGCCTGCCGCTGGACCTGGATGAAGTGGAGTTGTTGCTGGAAGCGGAAGGTTTGTTTCAACGCGGGTTGCGTCAACTGGACAGCGATCCGCTCGTGCCGATCGAGGGTGCGCCAGACCTGATCAGCCGTACCCAAAGCCTGCTTGACCAGCAGCTCGAAGCCCTGCTCGATGCGCCCAACACGGGCCTGCGTATCAAGCGCGACCCGCAGTTGATTACCAACTTCCTGGCCCAGGGCATGGATATCCTGCTGGATGCCGAAAGCCTGCTGCGCCGTTGGCAACAACACCCCGGCGAGCGTCAGGAACTGACCGCGCTGCTGGACGAATTGACCACCCTGGGTGAAGGCGCGCACATCGCCGACCTGCACGCGATTGACGCGCTGTGCGAGGCCTTGCTCGATCTGTATGGTGCCGTGGAAGAAAGCAGCCTTGCGGTCAGCGAGCGGTTTTTCCATGAGGCCGAACAGGCCCATGAAGCGTTGATCAACATGCTCGACCAGTTGGCCGCCGGCCAGGAAATCAGCCCGGCGCCGGCGCGGGTACAAGCGCTGCGCGAATTGCTCGATGACGCCCTCGACCCGTCCGCCACCGGCCTGATCAAAAGCGACGGCAGCCGCGCCCTGAGCATCTCGGAACTGGGCGCCGCCACGGCACAGTTGGGCCAGGACACGGCGATGGACGACGAGATTGTCGAGATCTTCCTGGAAGAGGCGGTGGATATCCTCGACAGCGCCGGGCAGTCGCTTAAACGCTGGTTGCTGGAGCCCGACAGCGCGGCACCGCTGTCGTCGCTGCAACGGGATTTGCACACCCTCAAAGGCGGCGCGCGCATGGCCGAGATCGGGCCCATTGGCGACCTGGCCCATGAGCTGGAAAGCCTGTACGAAGGCTTGGTGGACCGCCGCTACAGCTACTCCCCGGAACTCTCCCATGTGCTGATGGCCAGCCATGAACGGCTGGCCTTGCAGCTGGAGCAACTGCAAGACCACCAACCCCTGAGCGACTCCAGCGACTTGATCGCCGAGCTGCGCGAGTTACGCCACAGCAGCACGCCAGCCACCCCGGTCGCAGCGCCCGAAGCGGCAGCTGACCCCGAGCTGCTGGATATCTTCCTTGAAGAAGCTGCCGATATTCTCGACAGCTCAAGCAGCGCGTTGCTGCGCTGGCAGGCCGAGCCGAACAATCGCCAGGAGGTGGAAACCCTGCTGCGCGACCTGCACACCCTCAAAGGGGGCGCGCGCATGGTCGAGATCGGGCCGATTGGCGATTTGGCCCATGAACTGGAGTTTCTCTACGAAGGGCTGTCCGCCGGTTTGCTGGCCCCGTCTCCTGAACTCTTCGCGTTGCTGCAGGGCTGCCATGACCGCCTGGCGCAGATGATCGATGCGGTGGCGGACGGCTTGCCGGTCGGTTCGGTGGACAAGCTCATCGAGCGCATCAAAAGCCTGGTGCACCCTAGTGATGAGCCGGTGTTGCCTGTGGCATTGCCGACGGGCAAGGCGGAAGCGGCGGTCGACCCGGCGGCGGACATGGTGAAAATCTCCGCCGATTTGCTGGATGACCTGGTCAACCTGGCCGGTGAAACCTCGATCTTCCGTGGCCGTATCGAGCAGCAAGTCAACGATGCGCGCACCGCGCTCAATGAAGTCGAAACCACCATTGAACGCATGCGCGACCAACTGCGCCGTCTCGACACCGAAACCCAGGGCCGCATCCTCAGCCGCCAGCAGGCCGAGGCCGAGCGCCTGGGTTATGAAGAATTTGACCCGCTGGAAATGGACCGCCATTCGCAGTTGCAGCAGCTGTCGCGCGCGCTCTCCGAGTCGGCCTCCGACCTGTTGGACCTCAAGGAAACGCTGGACCGCCGCAACCAGGATGCGCACAACCTGTTGCAACAGCAGGCGCGCATCAACACCGAGTTGCAAGAAGGCCTGATGCGCACGCGCATGGTGCCGTTTGAACGCATGTTGCCGCGCCTCAAGCGCATCGTGCGCCAGGTGGCGGAAGAGTTGGGCAAGGACGTCGAGTTTGTGGTCGGCAATGCCGAAGGCGAGATGGACCGCAACGTGCTGGAACGCATGGTGGCGCCGCTGGAACATATGCTGCGCAATGCCGTGGACCATGGCCAGGAATCGCGCGAGGCACGGTTGCTGGCCGGTAAGCCTGCGAGGGGCCGCATCAGCCTGGACCTGACCCACGAAGGCGGCGATATCGTCTTCGACATGCGCGACGACGGCGCCGGGGTGCCACTGGAGGCGGTGCGGCGCAAGGCAATCAAGCGGGGGTTGCTCAGCCCTCATCAAGAGATGAGCGACCGCGACGTATTGCAGTTCATCCTGCAACCGGGGTTCTCCACGGCGGAAAAGATCACGCAGATTTCCGGGCGGGGCGTGGGCATGGACGTGGTGCACGAAGAAGTGCGCCAACTTGGTGGCTCGATGGTGATTGATTCGAGGCCGGGCGAGGGCGTGCACTTTCGCATTCGCCTGCCGTTTACGGTGTCGGTCAACCGCGCACTGATGGTGCAATGCGCGGACGATCAATACGCGATTCCGCTCAACACCATTGAAGGCCTGGTGCGCGTCCTGCCCCACGAGCTGGCGGGGCACTATCAACAAGACCCGCCGCGTTATGAATACGCCGGCCAGCGCTACGAGTTGTTCTACCTGGGTGACCTGCTGCACACCGTCGCCCGGCCGAAATTGCTGGGCCAGTACCAGCCGGTGCCGGTGCTGTTGGTGCAATGCAACGAACGGCGCGTGGCGGTGCATGTGGATGCCATGGCCGGTACGCGAGAGATCGTCGTCAAGGGCCTGGGGCCGCAATTTGCGGGCGTGCAGGGGCTGTCCGGGGCGACCATTCTGGGCGATGGCCGCGTGGTGTTGATCATCGATTTGCTCGCGCACATCCGTGCCCGGCAACCGGCCTTGCCGGCCCGGTCGGTCGACGCCGCGCTGGTGCTCAACGACCCGTTGAAAAAGCGCCCGCTGCTGGTGCTGGTCGTGGACGATTCGGTCACGGTGCGCAAAGTCACCAGCCGCCTGCTGGAGCGTAACGGCATGAACGTACTCACGGCCAAAGACGGGATCGACGCCATCGCCCTGCTCGAAGAACACACCCCGGACCTGATGTTGCTCGACATCGAAATGCCGCGCATGGACGGCTTCGAAGTGGCCATCCAAGTGCGCAACGACCCACGGCTGATGCGCCTGCCGATCATCATGATCACCTCGCGCACCGGCCAAAAACACCGCGACCGCGCCATGGCCATTGGCGTCAATGACTACCTCGGCAAGCCGTACCAAGAGTCGGTGCTGCTGGAAAGCATCGCCTACTGGAGCAAGTCCCATGCTTGA
- the mdcA gene encoding malonate decarboxylase subunit alpha codes for MTTTITPDSRWTRRRDEKQRRLGLVKKYADGAVLPSDKIVEALEALILPGDRVVLEGNNQKQADFLSRSLAKADPAKLHDLHMIMPSVGRSEHLDLFEKGIARKLDFSFAGTQSLRISQLLEDGLLEIGAIHTYIELYARLVVDLIPNVVLSAGFMADRAGNIYTGASTEDTPALIEPAAFSDGIVIVQVNQLVDDVTDLPRVDIPASWVDFVVVADKPFYIEPLFTRDPRHIKPVHVLMAMMAIRGIYEKHNVQSLNHGIGFNTAAIELILPTYGESLGLKGKICRNWTLNPHPTLIPAIESGWVESVHCFGTELGMENYIAARPDVFFTGRDGSMRSNRMFCQLAGQYAVDLFIGATLQVDGDGHSSTVTRGRLAGFGGAPNMGHDPRGRRHGTPAWLDMRHDDAPEALLERGKKLVVQMVETFQEGGKPTFVETLDAVDVARKSGMPLAPIMIYGDDVTHLLTEEGIAYLYKARSLEERQAMIAAVAGVTAIGLRHNPKDTARMRREGLIALPEDLGIRRTDATRELLAAKSVADLVEWSGGLYNPPAKFRSW; via the coding sequence ATGACAACAACCATCACCCCCGACTCGCGCTGGACGCGGCGGCGCGACGAGAAGCAGCGGCGCCTCGGGCTGGTCAAAAAATACGCAGACGGGGCGGTGTTGCCCAGCGACAAGATCGTCGAGGCCCTCGAAGCGCTGATCCTGCCTGGCGACCGCGTGGTGCTGGAGGGTAACAACCAGAAGCAAGCCGATTTCCTCTCGCGCTCCCTGGCCAAGGCCGACCCGGCCAAGCTCCACGATTTGCACATGATCATGCCCAGCGTCGGCCGCTCCGAGCACCTGGACCTGTTTGAAAAGGGCATCGCGCGCAAGCTGGACTTCTCCTTCGCCGGCACCCAATCCCTGCGCATCAGCCAACTGCTGGAAGACGGCCTGCTGGAAATCGGCGCGATCCACACCTACATCGAACTCTATGCCCGCCTGGTGGTGGACCTGATTCCCAACGTCGTGCTCTCGGCCGGTTTCATGGCCGACCGCGCCGGTAATATCTACACCGGCGCCAGCACCGAAGACACTCCCGCGCTGATCGAACCCGCCGCCTTCAGTGATGGCATCGTCATCGTGCAGGTCAACCAGTTGGTGGACGACGTCACCGACTTGCCGCGTGTCGACATCCCCGCCAGTTGGGTGGATTTTGTGGTGGTGGCCGACAAGCCGTTCTACATCGAGCCACTGTTCACCCGCGACCCGCGCCACATCAAGCCGGTGCATGTGCTGATGGCGATGATGGCGATCCGTGGCATCTACGAAAAACACAATGTGCAGTCGCTCAACCACGGCATCGGATTCAACACGGCCGCCATCGAGCTGATCCTGCCCACCTACGGCGAGTCCCTCGGCCTTAAAGGCAAAATCTGCCGCAACTGGACCCTCAACCCACACCCAACCCTGATCCCCGCGATCGAAAGCGGCTGGGTCGAAAGTGTGCATTGCTTCGGCACCGAGTTGGGCATGGAAAACTACATCGCCGCACGGCCGGATGTGTTCTTCACCGGCCGCGACGGCTCGATGCGCTCCAACCGCATGTTCTGCCAACTGGCCGGCCAGTACGCGGTGGACCTGTTTATCGGCGCCACCTTGCAAGTGGACGGTGATGGGCATTCCTCCACCGTGACCCGTGGCCGCCTCGCGGGTTTTGGGGGCGCGCCGAACATGGGCCACGACCCGCGTGGTCGTCGGCATGGCACCCCGGCCTGGCTGGATATGCGCCACGATGACGCGCCGGAGGCTTTGCTCGAACGCGGCAAAAAACTCGTGGTGCAAATGGTCGAGACCTTCCAGGAAGGCGGCAAACCGACCTTCGTCGAAACCCTCGACGCGGTGGACGTCGCGCGCAAAAGCGGCATGCCCCTGGCGCCGATCATGATCTACGGCGACGACGTCACCCACCTGCTCACCGAAGAAGGCATCGCCTACTTGTACAAGGCGCGTTCCCTGGAAGAGCGCCAAGCGATGATCGCCGCCGTTGCTGGTGTCACCGCCATCGGCTTGCGCCACAACCCCAAGGACACTGCGCGCATGCGCCGCGAAGGCTTGATCGCCTTGCCCGAAGACCTCGGTATCCGCCGCACCGACGCCACCCGCGAACTGTTGGCCGCCAAGAGCGTGGCCGACCTGGTGGAGTGGTCCGGTGGCTTGTACAACCCGCCCGCCAAGTTCAGGAGCTGGTAA
- a CDS encoding triphosphoribosyl-dephospho-CoA synthase → MRALKLHELSLAERLADMAVDALIDEADLSPKPALVDRRGNGAHRDLHLGLMHASALSLWPMFKEMAQAALEFGEVGLPLREALGRIGREGEQAMLTTTAGVNTHRGAIWALGLLTAAAALEPRAITLNAARLALLNDRYAPQPLSHGAQVAQRYGARGAREEAQLGFPSVVQRGLPQLRKSRQQNVGEQNARLDALLAIMTDLADTCVLYRAGTEGLHAMQHGAQAVLDAGGSASLAGRRRLHVLDQQLLALNASPGGAADLLAACLFIDRLDGAL, encoded by the coding sequence ATGCGCGCCCTCAAACTGCATGAACTGAGCCTCGCCGAGCGCCTGGCGGACATGGCCGTCGACGCGCTGATCGATGAGGCGGACTTGTCGCCAAAACCCGCTTTGGTCGACCGTCGCGGCAATGGCGCCCATCGCGATTTACACCTGGGCCTGATGCACGCGTCGGCACTGTCGCTGTGGCCGATGTTCAAGGAGATGGCGCAAGCCGCGCTTGAGTTCGGTGAAGTCGGTTTGCCCCTGCGTGAAGCCCTCGGGCGGATTGGCCGCGAAGGCGAGCAAGCCATGCTCACCACCACCGCCGGCGTGAACACCCACCGCGGTGCGATCTGGGCGCTCGGTTTGCTGACCGCAGCGGCGGCCCTGGAACCACGCGCCATCACGCTGAATGCCGCCAGACTGGCCTTGCTCAACGACCGTTACGCGCCCCAACCGCTGAGCCACGGCGCCCAGGTTGCCCAACGCTACGGCGCACGCGGTGCCCGTGAAGAAGCCCAGTTGGGCTTCCCTTCGGTTGTGCAGCGCGGCCTGCCGCAACTGCGCAAAAGTCGTCAGCAAAATGTCGGCGAACAGAACGCCCGCCTGGACGCCTTGCTCGCGATCATGACCGACCTGGCGGACACCTGCGTGCTCTACCGCGCAGGCACCGAGGGCCTGCACGCTATGCAACACGGCGCCCAAGCGGTGCTGGACGCGGGCGGCAGTGCAAGCCTCGCCGGCCGCCGCCGACTGCACGTGCTGGACCAACAACTGCTGGCCCTGAATGCCTCCCCCGGCGGCGCCGCCGACCTGTTGGCCGCCTGCCTGTTTATCGACCGCCTCGACGGAGCGTTGTGA
- a CDS encoding polymorphic toxin type 44 domain-containing protein: protein MAVPLMPPGVSIFENMAISRCKRTHLKPGSAFAYSWFYSQVRAAGPWNYKKRGREYEAFGNFNYGATGTVLGIPEHVLLRAAGVAQTVAKTTLPDFGTWWGGEPFGDDPRDQYWIRKGIEYAISQGH from the coding sequence ATGGCCGTACCGTTAATGCCGCCCGGTGTTTCAATTTTTGAAAACATGGCGATATCTCGTTGCAAACGCACTCATCTCAAGCCGGGCTCGGCATTCGCTTATTCTTGGTTTTATTCTCAGGTCAGGGCTGCTGGCCCATGGAACTACAAGAAGCGAGGGCGCGAGTATGAGGCTTTTGGTAACTTCAATTACGGCGCTACGGGTACGGTGCTGGGCATTCCCGAGCATGTGTTGTTGCGAGCTGCTGGTGTGGCTCAAACCGTCGCAAAAACCACCCTTCCGGATTTTGGAACATGGTGGGGCGGTGAGCCTTTTGGTGATGACCCACGGGACCAATATTGGATAAGAAAAGGTATTGAATATGCAATTTCGCAAGGCCACTAA
- a CDS encoding chemotaxis protein CheW has translation MLDHRTSQLTGLLLPLADRHLVLPNVAIAELIDFQRGEPASDAPPWYLRQVTWRDRQLPLISFEAVCGEASVTGERSRIVVLNALGGRPTLKFIAMVIQGIPRSYKLDSQLSYVDVPLCPLELAAVQVGEHVAKVPDLMGLEALLVESGLA, from the coding sequence ATGCTTGACCACCGCACCAGCCAACTCACCGGCCTGCTGTTGCCCCTGGCCGACCGCCACCTGGTGCTGCCCAACGTCGCCATCGCCGAGCTGATCGACTTCCAACGCGGCGAACCGGCCAGCGATGCGCCGCCGTGGTACCTGCGGCAAGTGACCTGGCGCGACCGGCAGTTGCCGTTGATCAGCTTTGAAGCGGTGTGCGGTGAGGCCAGCGTGACCGGCGAGCGTTCGCGAATTGTGGTGTTGAACGCGCTCGGCGGGCGGCCAACGTTGAAGTTTATTGCGATGGTGATTCAGGGGATTCCCCGCTCGTACAAACTCGATAGCCAGTTGAGTTACGTGGATGTGCCGCTGTGCCCACTGGAACTGGCGGCGGTGCAGGTGGGCGAGCATGTGGCGAAAGTGCCTGACCTGATGGGGCTGGAAGCGCTGTTGGTCGAGTCCGGCCTGGCCTGA
- a CDS encoding nucleotidyltransferase domain-containing protein encodes MQTLPLSTALFTVTQQKVLGLLFGKPDQSFFTNEIARWAQVGKGSLTRELERLQLAGILSMTRQGNQTHYQANPQCPIYSELLAIVRKTLSLDEPLRNALAPFAEQLTWAFIYGSIAKGEAHSSSDIDLMLIGESLNYSEVMEQLMPLEEQLGRTINPTLYTLEDWIGKWNAGNSFVQRVVQQDKINLMGGNPLESTDGQQGKPGEPAT; translated from the coding sequence ATGCAAACCTTGCCGCTCAGCACTGCACTCTTCACCGTCACCCAGCAAAAAGTGCTGGGCCTGCTTTTTGGCAAGCCCGATCAAAGTTTCTTCACCAACGAAATAGCCCGCTGGGCCCAAGTGGGCAAGGGCAGCCTCACCCGCGAACTTGAGCGGTTGCAGTTGGCGGGCATCTTGAGCATGACGCGCCAGGGCAACCAGACCCACTACCAAGCCAATCCCCAGTGCCCGATTTACTCGGAGTTGTTGGCTATCGTGCGCAAGACGCTGAGTCTGGACGAACCCTTGCGCAATGCATTGGCGCCTTTCGCCGAGCAACTGACGTGGGCGTTCATCTACGGCTCCATCGCCAAGGGCGAGGCGCACTCATCCAGTGACATAGATCTGATGCTGATAGGTGAAAGCCTCAACTACAGTGAAGTCATGGAGCAGCTCATGCCGCTGGAAGAGCAACTGGGCCGCACCATCAACCCGACGCTTTACACCCTCGAAGACTGGATCGGCAAATGGAATGCCGGGAACAGTTTTGTACAGCGGGTCGTGCAGCAGGACAAGATCAATCTGATGGGGGGCAACCCCCTGGAATCCACGGATGGACAGCAAGGCAAACCTGGAGAACCTGCAACGTAG
- a CDS encoding DUF6124 family protein — MIKPTPNPPASVFTVNPHQNTEALLVNASETLSSLNAMTCNLAFDLNTSQRAIMLGIQQMAELGQLLVDKALEQVSPAAAG; from the coding sequence ATGATCAAACCTACCCCAAATCCACCCGCTAGTGTTTTCACTGTAAACCCTCACCAAAACACCGAAGCCCTATTGGTCAACGCCAGCGAAACCCTGTCCTCGCTGAACGCTATGACCTGCAACCTGGCCTTTGACCTGAATACGTCCCAGCGCGCAATCATGCTCGGCATTCAGCAAATGGCCGAGTTGGGCCAGTTGCTGGTCGATAAAGCGCTGGAGCAAGTCAGCCCGGCGGCGGCAGGTTAA